The proteins below come from a single Lasioglossum baleicum chromosome 20, iyLasBale1, whole genome shotgun sequence genomic window:
- the Mmd gene encoding disintegrin and metalloproteinase domain-containing protein mind-meld isoform X7 — protein MFWLHCGLFVLVIAVPGFINTADSTSKREADYTIDDSFWNEETPVGEVERLLREYRQNQELVHNIGAHFYQIIYPVQLRHHEKMGISTREVNMPKFPQRGYAEGGYQNYRGRTRSTGRHYHRTSLLIKAFNHKFRLDLEINAQLLAPNLLQKDFLVGGAEQSSKQEVEHCYYHGTIRDYPGATAAFHTCNGLSGVIHLGNETFVVHPFYGGDLSQKHPHVIFEARSKANKGCANSGNIEWRVKNRRQKHVLGLSENVSDRYKRDVREQTKYIETAIIIDKAMFEKRNGSTRAEVVHDAIQVVNIADLYFRTLNTRVSVTYIETWQGVNKANISEGMDINQALSNLNAYKMRNIVQVEHDTTQLLTGETFMGGESGVAVPSSICKSRALGISVDVNSYEPHLLAGTMAHMIGHNIGMIHDDERKNCVCQDWHGCIMAQSIVGLDNVQPYKFSDCSKNDYTETLRSGEAICLLNKPNEQLVGKRTCGNRKLDEGEQCDCGSIDECKELDPCCDPITCNLTREAECAAGPCCSKCKLLAPGVVCRESTNECDLPEVCTGKTGQCPVDVYRRNGSPCADNTGVCFNGFCPALDVQCEQIWGYGGIAADKHCFEHYNSKGSLSGHCGTDSSGHYIKCEPENVRCGSLQCQHGSKQPIIPGFDHSHIVMSIRGEEYQCKSYRSTTGKVDGSDVPGMGLVRDGTSCGNNSVCVNQNCTNIFPLTNKERCPSNHNNNECSGNGYCTNINTCYCHEGWGGSDCSIQEEIPTPIPGNGSVGKNSTSIKMGPKETPYEGTNNTLSTGWMVVIMVGVVKGVFITFALMAGCYRRKSTVQKYEHPYVKKPPAKNYTSVSKNHHPEHEVLDSVNTNILNFHSMPKYNSRTDNQRVLFLPPNNVATTDGPRLKEHKMRKTVINEDDGSTGGEDAVSFIDLQSGANHSHGASQKGILKKPTVCGGTVVNLERTLDRLNGYHENIMEALRNAKTRHELVGTSSTGGNLVNDEVSHKPLEQCVYPDPCHKDMDGHDIDNQDEDDDGEGEGTCGILRIRNIEDLIKQLERHSSRHISHLSPCGSEEMRISESEADRHYRIDSSVCSESSQGSRRCSRARDDTYGRCRQPSSRSPYGTHQHTQHSHQMQVEEGIYETADPDRGSNARGETPDSESDAFIQAQQQLARWTSEDGVQHRPPQQPPPPAMTGGGTMQLLQQHRQGQCEHHQQLQQQQHHHHHHHAQPLQQQQQQQQSSLQHPCQQQHQLPVEQLPIQQRGYYPSPPHTDNNGLDNDETENAQSHQQQKLLPDVRGIDVNHLPNINKCPLDDTFSLDCNINNGSPKELNTNNTSDNENTALLPPSHFPEYKH, from the exons ACAGGGAGACACTATCATCGGACGTCCCTCTTGATCAAGGCCTTTAATCACAAATTTCGCCTAGACTTAGAAATAAATGC GCAACTTTTAGCACCGAATCTTCTGCAAAAAGACTTTTTAGTCGGCGGCGCGGAACAAAGTTCTAAACAG GAGGTAGAGCACTGCTACTATCACGGCACCATCAGGGATTATCCGGGGGCCACCGCTGCCTTTCACACGTGTAACGGTCTCAGCGGCGTCATTCATTTAGGCAACGAGACCTTCGTCGTTCATCCATTCTACGGCGGCGATCTGTCG CAGAAACATCCTCATGTTATATTTGAGGCTCGATCAAAGGCTAACAAAGGCTGCGCTAACTCGGGGAATATTGAGTGGCGTGTAAAGAACCGTCGGCAGAAGCATGTTCTGGGCCTATCGGAGAACGTTTCCGATCGATACAAGAGAGACGTCCGTGAGCAAACCAAATACATCGAAACTGCCATCATTATCGATAAGGCTATG TTCGAGAAGAGGAACGGTAGCACTAGAGCGGAGGTTGTCCACGATGCCATCCAAGTCGTCAATATCGCTGATTTG TATTTCCGTACATTGAACACTAGAGTCTCCGTGACATACATCGAAACCTGGCAGGGCGTGAACAAGGCGAATATCAGTGAAGGCATGGACATCAATCAAGCTTTGAGCAACTTGAATGCTTACAAGATGCGAAATATAGTCCAAGTCGAACACGACACCACCCAGTTGCTCAC AGGCGAAACATTTATGGGCGGCGAATCGGGGGTGGCGGTGCCGTCGTCCATCTGTAAATCAAGAGCCCTAGGAATTAGCGTTGATGTGAATTCGTACGAGCCCCATTTACTAGCGGGCACCATGGCCCACATGATCGGCCATAACATTGGCATGATCCACGACGATGAAA GGAAAAACTGCGTGTGTCAGGACTGGCACGGGTGTATTATGGCTCAATCAATCGTCGGCTTGGACAACGTGCAACCGTACAAGTTTTCCGACTGCAGTAAAAACGACTACACGGAGACGTTGCGTAGCGGCGAGGCTATTTGTCTTCTGAATAAACCGAACGAG CAGTTGGTGGGAAAGAGAACCTGCGGAAATAGGAAACTAGACGAAGGGGAACAATGCGATTGCGGATCGATCGACGAGTGCAAAGAGCTCGATCCATGCTGCGACCCGATCACCTGCAACCTCACCAGGGAGGCGGAGTGCGCGGCAGGACCATGCTGTAGCAAGTGCAAG TTGTTGGCCCCCGGAGTGGTCTGCCGGGAGTCAACGAACGAGTGCGACCTGCCGGAAGTCTGCACGGGAAAGACCGGCCAGTGTCCGGTTGACGTTTACAGAAGAAACGGCAGTCCGTGCGCGGATAACACCGGAGTCTGTTTCAACGGGTTCTGTCCAGCCCTGGATGTGCAGTGCGAGCAGATCTGGGGCTACGGAGGTATCGCAGCGGACAAACACTGCTTCGAGCACTACAACTCGAAGGGCTCCTTGAGCGGACACTGTGGCACCGACTCGTCCGGCCACTACATCAAGTGCGAGCCAGA GAACGTCCGCTGCGGATCGCTGCAATGCCAACACGGCAGCAAACAGCCGATAATCCCGGGGTTCGATCACTCGCACATCGTGATGTCGATCAGGGGCGAGGAATATCAGTGCAAGT CGTATAGGTCGACCACCGGGAAAGTCGACGGCTCAGACGTGCCCGGCATGGGGCTGGTTCGCGACGGTACATCCTGCGGAAATAACTCG GTGTGCGTGAACCAGAATTGTACGAACATTTTTCCGCTCACTAACAAAGAGAGGTGTCCCAGTAATCACAACAACAACGAGTGCTCGGGCAACGGC TACTGCACGAACATAAACACGTGCTACTGCCACGAGGGATGGGGCGGGTCAGACTGCTCCATACAAGAAGAGATCCCCACACCCATACCCGGCAACGGATCAGTTGGTAAAAATAGTACAAGTATTAAAATGGGGCCGAAAGAGACCCCCTACG AGGGCACTAACAACACCCTTAGCACCGGGTGGATGGTTGTAATCATGGTGGGTGTGGTGAAAGGAGTCTTCATTACTTTTGCACTAATGGCTGGTTGCTACAG AAGGAAGAGCACCGTCCAGAAATACGAGCACCCGTACGTGAAGAAACCGCCGGCGAAAAACTACACCAGCGTCTCGAAGAACCACCATCCGGAACACGAGGTGCTGGACAGCGTCAACACGAACATCCTCAACTTCCACAGTATGCCTAAGTACAACAG CCGCACCGACAACCAGCGCGTGCTGTTTCTACCCCCGAATAACGTCGCCACCACAGACGGGCCAAGACTCAA GGAGCATAAGATGAGGAAGACCGTCATAAACGAGGACGACGGCAGTACGGGAGGAGAGGACGCTGTCTCTTTCATTGATCTGCAATCGGGCGCCAATCACTCGCATGGAGCGTCTCAGAAGGGAATCTTAAAGAAACCCACTGTTTGCG GAGGCACGGTGGTGAACTTGGAACGCACTCTGGACCGGTTGAACGGCTACCACGAGAACATTATGGAGGCGTTAAGGAACGCGAAGACCCGGCACGAGCTTGTTGGAACAAGTTCCACCGGTGGGAACCTGGTGAACGACGAGGTCTCGCACAAACCTCTGGAGCAATGCGTGTATCCGGATCCATGCCACAAGGATATGGACGGCCACGACATCGACAACCAGGACGAAGACGACGATGGGGAGGGAGAGGGTACCTGCGGTATACTACGCATCCGCAACATAGAGGATCTGATCAAGCAGCTGGAGCGTCACTCGTCCCGTCACATCAGTCACCTGAGCCCCTGTGGCTCCGAGGAGATGCGGATATCCGAGAGCGAGGCTGATCGTCACTACAGGATAGATTCGTCCGTTTGTAGCGAATCCTCCCAAGG AAGCAGAAGGTGTAGCCGCGCCCGCGACGATACCTACGGTCGGTGCCGTCAGCCGTCTTCTCGAAGTCCTTACGGCACCCACCAGCACACTCAACACTCCCACCAAATGCAAGTGGAGGAGGGTATCTATGAAACTGCCGACCCTGACAGAGGCTCAAATGCTAGGGGTGAAACGCCCGATAGTGAAAG TGATGCATTTATTCAAGCTCAACAACAACTAGCCCGATGGACTAGTGAGGACGGAGTGCAGCACCGGCCACCGCAGCAGCCGCCGCCACCTGCAATGACCGGTGGTGGCACGATGCAGTTGTTGCAGCAACACCGGCAAGGTCAATGCGAACACCACCAACAgttgcagcagcaacaacatcaCCACCATCATCACCACGCTCAGCCAttgcagcagcaacagcagcagcagcagtcgtCACTACAGCATCCATGTCAACAACAACACCAACTGCCGGTGGAACAACTGCCAATACAGCAGCGTGGCTATTATCCATCCCCACCCCACACCGATAACAATGGTCTCGACAACGACGAGACTGAAAATGCTCAATCCCATCAACAACAAAAGCTCCTCCCCGACGTTCGTGGAATCGATGTTAATCACTTGCCTAATATTAACAAATGCCCACTAGACGATACATTTAGTCTAGATTGTAACATAAATAATGGTTCCCCTAAAGAATTAAATACCAACAACACTAGTGATAACGAAAATACTGCCCTACTGCCCCCTTCGCATTTTCCCGAGTACAAGCATTGA
- the Mmd gene encoding disintegrin and metalloproteinase domain-containing protein mind-meld isoform X2 yields the protein MFWLHCGLFVLVIAVPGFINTADSTSKREADYTIDDSFWNEETPVGEVERLLREYRQNQELVHNIGAHFYQIIYPVQLRHHEKMGISTREVNMPKFPQRGYAEGGYQNYRGRTRSTGRHYHRTSLLIKAFNHKFRLDLEINAQLLAPNLLQKDFLVGGAEQSSKQEVEHCYYHGTIRDYPGATAAFHTCNGLSGVIHLGNETFVVHPFYGGDLSKHPHVIFEARSKANKGCANSGNIEWRVKNRRQKHVLGLSENVSDRYKRDVREQTKYIETAIIIDKAMFEKRNGSTRAEVVHDAIQVVNIADLYFRTLNTRVSVTYIETWQGVNKANISEGMDINQALSNLNAYKMRNIVQVEHDTTQLLTGETFMGGESGVAVPSSICKSRALGISVDVNSYEPHLLAGTMAHMIGHNIGMIHDDERKNCVCQDWHGCIMAQSIVGLDNVQPYKFSDCSKNDYTETLRSGEAICLLNKPNEQLVGKRTCGNRKLDEGEQCDCGSIDECKELDPCCDPITCNLTREAECAAGPCCSKCKLLAPGVVCRESTNECDLPEVCTGKTGQCPVDVYRRNGSPCADNTGVCFNGFCPALDVQCEQIWGYGGIAADKHCFEHYNSKGSLSGHCGTDSSGHYIKCEPENVRCGSLQCQHGSKQPIIPGFDHSHIVMSIRGEEYQCKSYRSTTGKVDGSDVPGMGLVRDGTSCGNNSVCVNQNCTNIFPLTNKERCPSNHNNNECSGNGYCTNINTCYCHEGWGGSDCSIQEEIPTPIPGNGSVGKNSTSIKMGPKETPYENYHGSNTVYLVLVLMSVVGGVFVVFTLMALCYRSVVVHKNYSLCLRRKSTVQKYEHPYVKKPPAKNYTSVSKNHHPEHEVLDSVNTNILNFHSMPKYNSRTDNQRVLFLPPNNVATTDGPRLKEHKMRKTVINEDDGSTGGEDAVSFIDLQSGANHSHGASQKGILKKPTVCGGTVVNLERTLDRLNGYHENIMEALRNAKTRHELVGTSSTGGNLVNDEVSHKPLEQCVYPDPCHKDMDGHDIDNQDEDDDGEGEGTCGILRIRNIEDLIKQLERHSSRHISHLSPCGSEEMRISESEADRHYRIDSSVCSESSQGSRRCSRARDDTYGRCRQPSSRSPYGTHQHTQHSHQMQVEEGIYETADPDRGSNARGETPDSESDAFIQAQQQLARWTSEDGVQHRPPQQPPPPAMTGGGTMQLLQQHRQGQCEHHQQLQQQQHHHHHHHAQPLQQQQQQQQSSLQHPCQQQHQLPVEQLPIQQRGYYPSPPHTDNNGLDNDETENAQSHQQQKLLPDVRGIDVNHLPNINKCPLDDTFSLDCNINNGSPKELNTNNTSDNENTALLPPSHFPEYKH from the exons ACAGGGAGACACTATCATCGGACGTCCCTCTTGATCAAGGCCTTTAATCACAAATTTCGCCTAGACTTAGAAATAAATGC GCAACTTTTAGCACCGAATCTTCTGCAAAAAGACTTTTTAGTCGGCGGCGCGGAACAAAGTTCTAAACAG GAGGTAGAGCACTGCTACTATCACGGCACCATCAGGGATTATCCGGGGGCCACCGCTGCCTTTCACACGTGTAACGGTCTCAGCGGCGTCATTCATTTAGGCAACGAGACCTTCGTCGTTCATCCATTCTACGGCGGCGATCTGTCG AAACATCCTCATGTTATATTTGAGGCTCGATCAAAGGCTAACAAAGGCTGCGCTAACTCGGGGAATATTGAGTGGCGTGTAAAGAACCGTCGGCAGAAGCATGTTCTGGGCCTATCGGAGAACGTTTCCGATCGATACAAGAGAGACGTCCGTGAGCAAACCAAATACATCGAAACTGCCATCATTATCGATAAGGCTATG TTCGAGAAGAGGAACGGTAGCACTAGAGCGGAGGTTGTCCACGATGCCATCCAAGTCGTCAATATCGCTGATTTG TATTTCCGTACATTGAACACTAGAGTCTCCGTGACATACATCGAAACCTGGCAGGGCGTGAACAAGGCGAATATCAGTGAAGGCATGGACATCAATCAAGCTTTGAGCAACTTGAATGCTTACAAGATGCGAAATATAGTCCAAGTCGAACACGACACCACCCAGTTGCTCAC AGGCGAAACATTTATGGGCGGCGAATCGGGGGTGGCGGTGCCGTCGTCCATCTGTAAATCAAGAGCCCTAGGAATTAGCGTTGATGTGAATTCGTACGAGCCCCATTTACTAGCGGGCACCATGGCCCACATGATCGGCCATAACATTGGCATGATCCACGACGATGAAA GGAAAAACTGCGTGTGTCAGGACTGGCACGGGTGTATTATGGCTCAATCAATCGTCGGCTTGGACAACGTGCAACCGTACAAGTTTTCCGACTGCAGTAAAAACGACTACACGGAGACGTTGCGTAGCGGCGAGGCTATTTGTCTTCTGAATAAACCGAACGAG CAGTTGGTGGGAAAGAGAACCTGCGGAAATAGGAAACTAGACGAAGGGGAACAATGCGATTGCGGATCGATCGACGAGTGCAAAGAGCTCGATCCATGCTGCGACCCGATCACCTGCAACCTCACCAGGGAGGCGGAGTGCGCGGCAGGACCATGCTGTAGCAAGTGCAAG TTGTTGGCCCCCGGAGTGGTCTGCCGGGAGTCAACGAACGAGTGCGACCTGCCGGAAGTCTGCACGGGAAAGACCGGCCAGTGTCCGGTTGACGTTTACAGAAGAAACGGCAGTCCGTGCGCGGATAACACCGGAGTCTGTTTCAACGGGTTCTGTCCAGCCCTGGATGTGCAGTGCGAGCAGATCTGGGGCTACGGAGGTATCGCAGCGGACAAACACTGCTTCGAGCACTACAACTCGAAGGGCTCCTTGAGCGGACACTGTGGCACCGACTCGTCCGGCCACTACATCAAGTGCGAGCCAGA GAACGTCCGCTGCGGATCGCTGCAATGCCAACACGGCAGCAAACAGCCGATAATCCCGGGGTTCGATCACTCGCACATCGTGATGTCGATCAGGGGCGAGGAATATCAGTGCAAGT CGTATAGGTCGACCACCGGGAAAGTCGACGGCTCAGACGTGCCCGGCATGGGGCTGGTTCGCGACGGTACATCCTGCGGAAATAACTCG GTGTGCGTGAACCAGAATTGTACGAACATTTTTCCGCTCACTAACAAAGAGAGGTGTCCCAGTAATCACAACAACAACGAGTGCTCGGGCAACGGC TACTGCACGAACATAAACACGTGCTACTGCCACGAGGGATGGGGCGGGTCAGACTGCTCCATACAAGAAGAGATCCCCACACCCATACCCGGCAACGGATCAGTTGGTAAAAATAGTACAAGTATTAAAATGGGGCCGAAAGAGACCCCCTACG AGAACTACCACGGCTCTAACACTGTATATTTAGTTCTTGTGCTCATGTCGGTGGTAGGGGGTGTTTTCGTAGTATTTACTCTGATGGCTCTCTGCTACAGGTCAGTCGTAGTACATAAAAACTACTCCCTCTGTCTCAG AAGGAAGAGCACCGTCCAGAAATACGAGCACCCGTACGTGAAGAAACCGCCGGCGAAAAACTACACCAGCGTCTCGAAGAACCACCATCCGGAACACGAGGTGCTGGACAGCGTCAACACGAACATCCTCAACTTCCACAGTATGCCTAAGTACAACAG CCGCACCGACAACCAGCGCGTGCTGTTTCTACCCCCGAATAACGTCGCCACCACAGACGGGCCAAGACTCAA GGAGCATAAGATGAGGAAGACCGTCATAAACGAGGACGACGGCAGTACGGGAGGAGAGGACGCTGTCTCTTTCATTGATCTGCAATCGGGCGCCAATCACTCGCATGGAGCGTCTCAGAAGGGAATCTTAAAGAAACCCACTGTTTGCG GAGGCACGGTGGTGAACTTGGAACGCACTCTGGACCGGTTGAACGGCTACCACGAGAACATTATGGAGGCGTTAAGGAACGCGAAGACCCGGCACGAGCTTGTTGGAACAAGTTCCACCGGTGGGAACCTGGTGAACGACGAGGTCTCGCACAAACCTCTGGAGCAATGCGTGTATCCGGATCCATGCCACAAGGATATGGACGGCCACGACATCGACAACCAGGACGAAGACGACGATGGGGAGGGAGAGGGTACCTGCGGTATACTACGCATCCGCAACATAGAGGATCTGATCAAGCAGCTGGAGCGTCACTCGTCCCGTCACATCAGTCACCTGAGCCCCTGTGGCTCCGAGGAGATGCGGATATCCGAGAGCGAGGCTGATCGTCACTACAGGATAGATTCGTCCGTTTGTAGCGAATCCTCCCAAGG AAGCAGAAGGTGTAGCCGCGCCCGCGACGATACCTACGGTCGGTGCCGTCAGCCGTCTTCTCGAAGTCCTTACGGCACCCACCAGCACACTCAACACTCCCACCAAATGCAAGTGGAGGAGGGTATCTATGAAACTGCCGACCCTGACAGAGGCTCAAATGCTAGGGGTGAAACGCCCGATAGTGAAAG TGATGCATTTATTCAAGCTCAACAACAACTAGCCCGATGGACTAGTGAGGACGGAGTGCAGCACCGGCCACCGCAGCAGCCGCCGCCACCTGCAATGACCGGTGGTGGCACGATGCAGTTGTTGCAGCAACACCGGCAAGGTCAATGCGAACACCACCAACAgttgcagcagcaacaacatcaCCACCATCATCACCACGCTCAGCCAttgcagcagcaacagcagcagcagcagtcgtCACTACAGCATCCATGTCAACAACAACACCAACTGCCGGTGGAACAACTGCCAATACAGCAGCGTGGCTATTATCCATCCCCACCCCACACCGATAACAATGGTCTCGACAACGACGAGACTGAAAATGCTCAATCCCATCAACAACAAAAGCTCCTCCCCGACGTTCGTGGAATCGATGTTAATCACTTGCCTAATATTAACAAATGCCCACTAGACGATACATTTAGTCTAGATTGTAACATAAATAATGGTTCCCCTAAAGAATTAAATACCAACAACACTAGTGATAACGAAAATACTGCCCTACTGCCCCCTTCGCATTTTCCCGAGTACAAGCATTGA